In one Heterodontus francisci isolate sHetFra1 unplaced genomic scaffold, sHetFra1.hap1 HAP1_SCAFFOLD_106, whole genome shotgun sequence genomic region, the following are encoded:
- the LOC137361439 gene encoding probable G-protein coupled receptor 139 → MLPPMILLIRDIYYSILTVLGAPANLLTIVILSGGNCGLSKCILLYMVAMATADLMVMIFNVIVYHIFTYHFPHSFLSYTAVCKFILYMNSVTLRISVWFTVSFTFDRFVALCCEKFKTKYCTVRTATTVVTMVSALLCLQTLPFFFAYKPEQIINNIHWGCHPRMDFFSSPAGVAYSWMQTVLIPWLPFVLILLFNCLTVKCILVASRVRRGFRTHIDDNQSDPEMENRRKSIILLFTVSGSFLLLWLTSAVSFITTGLANTAHYRGDYAAPEYIATETGYMLMNMSSCTNTCIYAATQTKFREKLKKLLTAPWAFILKWILKMKTETKASCFK, encoded by the exons ATGTTACCGCCAATGATTCTACTGATAAGGGACATTTACTACTCTATTCTCACAGTCTTGGGTGCTCCTG CAAACCTGTTGACAATAGTGATTCTGTCCGGAGGAAAttgcggtctttccaaatgtattttgctctacatggtggccatggcaacagcagatctaatGGTCATGATCTTCAATGTAATAGTTTATCACATTTTTACATATCACTTCCCACATTCTTTCCTATCCTACACTGCCGTTTGTAAGTTTATTCTGTACATGAATTCTGTCACCCTGCGTATATCAGTGTGGTTTACTGTCTCTTTCACATTTGACCGATTTGTAGCGTTATGTTGTGAGAAGTTTAAAACAAAGTATTGCACTGTGAGAACTGCGACCACGGTTGTAACAATGGTCTCTGCCCTGTTATGTTTACAGACACTTCCGTTCTTCTTTGCATATAAGCCTGAACAAATAATAAATAATATTCATTGGGGTTGTCACCCAAGAATGGATTTTTTTTCATCGCCAGCAGGTGTTGCCTATTCCTGGATGCAAACTGTGTTAATTCCATGGCTTCCTTTTGTTTTGATATTATTGTTTAATTGTTTGACAGTCAAATGTATTTTAGTGGCCAGCAGAGTTCGCAGGGGATTCCGGACTCACATCGATGATAATCAGAGCGATCCTgagatggagaacagaaggaagtcCATTATTTTACTTTTCACAGTATCAGGCAGTTTTCTCCTGCTGTGGCTGACATCAGCGGTGAGTTTTATAACCACCGGTCTGGCAAACACAGCACATTACAGAGGTGACTATGCCGCTCCTGAATACATCGCCACTGAAACTGGATACATGCTCATGAACATGAGTTCATGtacaaacacgtgtatttatgcagctACACAAACTAAATTCAGAGAAAAGCTGAAGAAACTGCTGACAGCTCCTTGGGCATTTATTCTAAAATGGATTTTAAAAATGAAAACTGAAACCAAAGCTTCCTGTTTTAAGTAG
- the LOC137361440 gene encoding probable G-protein coupled receptor 139 has protein sequence MDFGFSAVRITKLDRIRTFFDKMQRPIILQVKDVYYPLIATLRAPANLLTIVILSRGNCRLSKCISVYMVAMATADLLVMLFNIIGYNILSKRFPHSFLSYTAVCKFMIYMLCTNHSMSVWFTVSFTFDRLVAICCQQLKRKYCTVRTAAAVLSTLSILIYSQTIPFWFVHEHKQIINNIHWFIRPSVAFISSPAGAAYLLLQNIISTWLPFALILLLNVLTVRRILITSRARRGLRTHSSESPRDQEMENRKKSIILLFTVSASFILLNLPSAVSYATSSIAVHYRPDYTSPAYIASQTGVMLQYLSSCTNTCIYAATQTKFREELKKVMKSPWTLAVRLFSK, from the exons ATGGATTTCGGATTTAGTGCAGTCAGAATTACGAAGCTGGACAGAATTCGCACCTTCTTCGACAAAATGCAGCGGCCAATAATTCTACAGGTAAAGGACGTTTACTACCCTCTTATTGCTACCTTGCGTGCCCCAG CAAACCTATTGACAATTGTTATTCTCTCCAGAGGAAATTGCCGCCTCTCCAAGTGTATTTCTGtctacatggtggccatggcaacagcagatctactggtcatgctCTTTAATATAATCGGGTATAATATTTTGAGTAAACGCTTTCCACATTCATTCCTCTCCTACACTGCCGTCTGTAAGTTCATGATCTACATGCTTTGTACCAACCACAGTATGTCGGTGTGGtttacagtctccttcacatttgatCGACTTGTAGCTATATGCTGTCAGCAGTTAAAAAGAAAGTATTGCACCGTGAGAACTGCAGCGGCAGTATTATCAACCCTTTCCATCCTGATATATTCACAGACCATCCCCTTTTGGTTTGTGCACGAACATAAGCAAATAATTAACAATATTCACTGGTTTATCCGCCCCAGTGTGGCTTTTATTTCATCGCCTGCAGGTGCAGCGTACCTCCTCTTACAGAATATCATTTCTACATGGCTTCCCTTTGCTCTGATATTACTGTTAAACGTTTtgacagtcagacgtattttaaTAACCAGTAGAGCGCGCAGGGGACTCCGGACTCACAGCAGTGAAAGTCCGAGAGATCAAGAGATGGAGAATAGAaagaaatccattattttactgttcacTGTATCTGCCAGTTTTATATTGTTAAATCTACCGTCTGCCGTGAGCTATGCAACGAGCAGCATAGCCGTGCATTACCGACCCGATTATACATCTCCTGCATACATCGCCAGTCAAACCGGAGttatgcttcagtatttgagttccTGCACAAATACGTGTATTTATGCCGCTACTCAAACTAAATTCAGGGAAGAGCTGAAGAAGGTGATGAAATCTCCGTGGACACTGGCTGTGAGATTGTTTTCAAAATGA